The Pogona vitticeps strain Pit_001003342236 chromosome 6, PviZW2.1, whole genome shotgun sequence genome contains a region encoding:
- the FXN gene encoding frataxin, mitochondrial, which translates to MWKPGASRLLLGAFRIPARSLGGGVGWQKEATAGMMAPLQRRRAAPPSLPPPSRSDSHPHPLDPSLTVKTKHIHLISRRNTRCLSDKSSLDETTYEKLAEETLESLMDFFDDLADKPFTPEDYDVSFGSGVLTVKLGGNMGTYVINKQTPNKQIWLSSPTSGPKRYDWTGKNWVYSHDGISLHELLAKELSAALKTKLDLSALVYTGRECA; encoded by the exons ATGTGGAAGCCCGGAGCAAGCCGGCTCCTCCTGGGTGCCTTCCGGATCCCAGCCCGCAGCCTCGGGGGTGGCGTGGGGTGGCAGAAGGAGGCCACCGCGGGGATGATGGCACCCCTCCAGCGAAGGAGGGCCGCTCCTCCTTCCTTGCCTCCCCCTTCCCGATCG GATTCTCATCCACACCCTTTAGACCCTAGTTTGACAGTCAAAACCAAGCATATTCATCTTATAAGTAGAAGAAACACACGATGTCTGAGTGACAAGAG CTCATTAGATGAAACGACATATGAAAAACTTGCTGAAGAAACTCTGGAGTCATTAATGGATTTCTTTGACGACCTGGCAGACAAGCCTTTCACTCCTGAAGATTATGATGTGTCCTTTGGG AGTGGAGTATTGACAGTTAAACTGGGAGGAAACATGGGGACTTACGTAATCAATAAACAGACACCAAACAAACAGATATGGTTGTCTTCTCCAACCAG TGGTCCAAAGCGCTATGACTGGACTGGAAAAAACTGGGTTTATTCTCATGATGGCATCTCACTACATGAACTATTAGCGAAGGAATTGTCGGCTGCATTAAAAACCAAACTAGACTTATCAGCTTTGGTGTATACTGGAAGAGAGTGTGCTTGA